In Burkholderia pseudomultivorans, the DNA window ACACGTTCGCGACCGGCAGCCCGTATTCGGCGGACAGCGCGGCGATGCCTTCGAGCACGCGCGGCAGCTCGCGGCGCGGGATCGTGCCGTCCATGCAGTAGTAGTCGGGCGACATGCGGCCGACCGCCGGGAACGCGTTCTTGCGGCCGGCCCAGAAGCGCTGGCGCTCGGCTTCGTCGCGCGCGACGCGGATCTCCGACGCGCCCGCTTGGCGCAGCAGCGCGGCGACGCGTTCCGCGTCTTCGTCGACATCGCTCGCCGCGCCGTCGAGTTCGCACAGCAGGATCGCCTGCGCGTCGACCGGGTAGCCCGCGTGGATGAAATCCTCGGCCGCGCGGATCGCGAGGTTGTCCATCATCTCGAGGCCGCCGGGAATCACGCCCGCGCCGATGATTCGCGCCACCGCGCCGCCGGCCGCGCCGACGTCGTCGAAGCTCGCCATCAGCACCTTCACGCTAGGTGGCTTCGGCAGCAGCTTCACGGTTACTTCGGTGACGATGCCGAGCATCCCTTCCGAGCCGGTGAACAGCGCGAGCAGGTCGAAGCCGGGCGCGTCGAGCGCGTCGGCGCCGAGCGTCAGCGTGTCGCCGTCGATCGTCAGGATCTCGACCTTCAGGATGTTGTGCACCGTCAGCCCGTATTTCAGGCAATGCACGCCGCCCGCGTTTTCAGCGACGTTGCCGCCGATCGAGCAGGCGATCTGCGACGACGGGTCCGGCGCGTAGTAGAGCCCGTACGGCGCGGCCGCCTGCGAGATCGCGAGGTTGCGCACGCCGGGCTGCACGCGTGCGGTGCCGGCGTCGGGGTCGAGGTCGAGAATCCGGTTGAATTTCGACATCACGAGGAGGAGGCCTTTTTCGAGCGGCATCGCGCCGCCCGACAGCCCGGTGCCGGCACCGCGCGCGACCACCGGCACGCCGTGCGCGGCCGCGACGCGCAGCACCGCGCGCACCTGCTCGACCGTGTCGGGCAGCACGACGGCGAGCGGCACCGTGCGGTACGCGGCAAGGCCGTCGCATTCGAACGGCTTCAGCGCCTCGCGATCGTGCAGCACGTCGAGGCCGGGCGACGCCGCATGCAGCGCGGCGACGAGCGTGGCGCGGTCGACGGTCGCCAGCGGGCCGTCGATCCGTTCGTCGTAGGTGAAACTCATCGTTTGTCTCCGTCTCCACCATGCAGGCGGCCGCGCAATGCGCGGCGCGCCGGATGGACGGCATTCTTGGCGGGTCGCGCAGGCCTGTCCAGACGTGGCGTGCGTGGTCATACCAGTTTTTCGGAAGGGGCCTTGAAACGGCTGACAAAATTGCCGTCAAACTGAATCAGGACAAGCGTTTGTGAGAAAATCGACGCAGTCCGTCCAGAGTGGTCATACCAGTATGGAAATGCAGGAAAATCGCGGGCCGGCGCGGCACGTGGCCGACGTCGTCGCCGAGCGGATCGAGAAGCTGATCGTCGACGGCGTGCTGAAGGCAGGGCAGGCGCTGCCGTCCGAGCGGCGGCTGACCGAGAAGCTCGGCGTGTCGCGCACGGCCGTGCGTGAAGGAATGAAGCTGCTGCGTGCGCGCGGGATCATCGACACGACGCACGGCAAGGGTTCGTTCGTCGCGAGCCTGACCCCGCAGCGCGAGATCACGCCGATGATGCATCTGCTCGGCTCGCAGCCGCGCACGCTGTACGACCTGTTCGAGGTGCGCGGGATGCTGGAGGCCGAGGCCGCACGGCTCGCCGCGCTGCGCGGCACGCCGGCCGATTTCATCCTGATCGCGCGCCGCTACGAGGAGATGACCGCGGCCGACGCGCAGGACCTCGATCCGGCCGCGCGCGCAAAGCTCGACCACGCGTTCCATCTGGCGATCTGCGAGGCGTCGCACAACCCGGTGCTCGTCAATACGCTGCAGTCGCTGACCGACCTGCTGCTCAGCTCGGTGTTCGCGTCGGTCAACAATCTCTATCACCGCGAGCCGCTGAAAAAGCAGATCGACCGTCAGCACGCGCGGCTCTACAACGCGGTCACGGGCCGGCTGCCCGAGCAGGCGCGCAAGGCCGCGAGCGAGCATATCCGCCAGTGCGTCGAGTATCTGAGGGAGATCGAGCAGGAGGAGCAGCGGCTGGTGCGGTCGACGTTGCGGCTCGAAGGCTGGACCTGACGATCGGGTGCGCGCCGCAGCTTCGGTTGACGAGCGTCATGCGCGTTTCGTCGCCTGAAAACGCCCGTCACATTGCTATGTCACACTGGAATCCATTTCTCCTGTGGCCTGCTGCCGCCCGCCTGCGGCGCGCGCCGGCCGCGTGCGCCGCAGCGCGTCGCGGAACGGCAGCGCACGAGCCGGCGCGCCACCTTTCCGATACGGAGGACGTCGCATGTCGAACCGGAACTCCGGCGACGGGCACGCTGCCCGTCCCGATCCCACCCAGGACGCGCGCCCGGACGACAGTCCGGCGCAGGCCGATGCGCAGCGCGATGCGCTGCTCGCGTTGCTGAACGAACTGCTGGAGGCGGAGCGCGCCGGCGCGCGCGTCGCGTCGGAGACGGCGGCGACGATCGGCGACCCCGAACTTCACCGGCTCGTCGCCGGCATCCGTCAGGACGAAGCACACTGGTGCGCGGTGCTGGTCGATGCGATCCGGTCGCTCGACGCGACGCCGACGCATGCCACGGGCGCGTTCTACGAGAAGGCGATGGCGATCGACGATCTGCCGGAGCGGCTGGCGTTCCTGAATCGCGGGCAGCGGTGGGTCGTGCGGAAGTTGCAGGCCTTGCTGCCGACGCTCGACGATCCCGACCTGCACCGTGCGTTGACGCAGATGCTCGTGTCGCATGAGAAGAACCTCGGGGCGGTGGATGTGCGATTGCGGGAGAAAGGGGCGGGGCGGGTGTAGCGACCGACGGTCAGCACCGGGGCCGGCGCGCGGCGAGACGTCCAGAAGCGCAAAAAAAGCCCGCCGAAGCGGGCAACCTCTCGATGGGGAGAGTAAGAGACACCGAGACGGGCGGGCCCCGCTCAACCTTTGGTCGCACCGAACGTCAGCCCCGCCACAAAATGCTTCTGCATCGCGAAGAACATCGCGACCGACGGCAGCGCCGCCAGAATCGACCCGGCCGACACGAGGTTCCACGACGTCGTCCATTGTCCCTTGAGTGCGGCAACGCCCGCGGTAATCGGCGCGGCCTCGTCGCCTTGCGTCAGACACAGCGCCCAGAAGTAGTCGTTCCACACGAACGTGAACACGAGGATCGCCAGCGCGGCCAACGCCGGCCGGATCAGCGGCAGCACGATTCGCCAGAACACTGTCCACTCTCCCGCCCCCTCGATCCGCGCCGCCTCGATCAGCTCGAAAGGCAGCTGCTTGATGAAGTTACGCAGGAACAGCGTGCAGAACCCGGTCTGAAACGCGACGTGAAACAGGATCAGCGCCTCGACCGTATTGAACACGCCGAGCCGCAACGACAGATCGCGCACCGGGATCATCAACACCTGCACCGGCACGAAATTCCCCGCAACGAACGTCCCGAACAGCGCCGTGCTGCCACGAAACCTGTACGTCGCCAGCGCAAATCCGGCCATCGCCGCCAGCGCGATCGAGCCGACGACGGACGGCACCGTGATCTGCACGCTGTTCCAGAAGTAATGCAGCATCGGCGACGTCGTCAGCGCATCGCGGTAGTTCTCGATCATCGAGAAATGTCGCGGCCAGCCCCAGTAGTGGCCTTCGACCAGTTCCTCGGTCGAGCGCACCGACGTGACGAACACGGCGATCATCGGCAGCAGCCAGATCAGCAGCGCGACGGGCAGCGACAGCTTGTACAGCCGCCGCGAGACGGGCTTCCATTGGGCAACGGGAGTCGGAAACATGATGGCCACCGGTCGGGTTATTGCTCGTTGCGCAGCAGGCGGCGCAACTGGAACACGATGTAGACGAGCATGATCGCGAACAGCACGACCGCGATCGACGCGGAATAGCCGAGCCGGTAGTACTTGATCGCCTGGTCGTACATGTAATACGCGAGCACGGTCGAGCTTTCGAACGGGCCGCCGCCCGTCATCACCGAGATCAGGTCGAAGCTGCGCAGCGCGCCGATCACCGTGACGACGATCGCCATGAAGGTCGTCGGCCGCAGTTGCGGCAGCACGACGTGCCAGAGCAGCGCGAAGCCGCGCGCGCCTTCCATCCGGGCCGCCTCGATCTGTTCCGGATTGAGCGACGTGAGGCCGGTGAGGTACAGGATCATGCAGTACGCGGTCTGCGGCCAGAGCGCGGCGAACACCACGCCGAACGTCGCGTAGCGCGCGTCGCCGAGCACCGGTATGCCGTGTCCGGCGATCAGCGCGAGCAGCCCGAAGGTCGGATCGTAGAACCACGAGAAGATCAGCCCGACGACCACACCCGACAGCACGAACGGCGCGAAGAACAGCGACTTCACGAGCCGGATGCCGGCCACCGCCTGGTTCAGGTACAGGGCGAGCGCGAGGCCGAGCGGCGGCGCGAGCATGAACAGCGCGAGCCAGATCACGTTGTTGCGCAGGGCGGTGTAGAAGGTCGGCGCATGCAGCAGCTCGACGTAGTTCGCGACGCCGACGAAGGTGCGCTCGGTCATCCCGTCCCAGTTGTAGAGGCTCAGCCACAGCGTGGAGAGGATCGGCCAGATCACATAGACGGCCACCATCGCGCAGGCAGGCGCGAGAAACAGCCACGCGGCGCGCCGTTGCCGCCGCACGGCGGGCGACGGGCGGCGCGCGGACGACGCGACGGCGGCGGCGCGCTGGCGCGTCGGCTCCGGGCGGCCGGCGGGCGATTCGAGCGGTCGGGACGAAATCGGACTGGACACGGCAAGGCTCCTGAACGAGCGTACGAACGGACGGCCGCAGCGGCGCAACGCCGCCGCGCGGCCCACCGGCTTACTTCCTGTAGATCCGCTTGCGGGTCTGCTCGAGCTGCGCGAGCACCGCGTCGAGCTGCGACGGGTTCGCGACGAACTGCTGCATCCCTTTCATCCCTTCGTCGGCCATTTCCTTGGTCATGTCGCGGTCGTAGAACTGCGCGACGCCGCCCTTGGTATCGGCGAGGATCCGGAAGCCGATGCGCGAGATCGGATCGGCCGGTTCGGGAGACTGGCTGTTGGCCGACAGCGAGCCGAGCCCTTCGGCGAGCTTCGCGCCCATCTCGGGCGTTTCGACGAATGCGAGGAAGGTGTGCGCGTCGGCCTTGTTCTTCGCCCTGGTCGGAATGTGCAGCGATTCGACCGGGCCGTCCTCGGCGGTCGGCACCTTCGGATCGATGATCGGGAAACGGAAGTAGCCCATTTCCGGCTTCACGTTCGGCGGGAAGCCGGCGGCGATGAAGGTACCCATCAGCATCATCGCGGCCTTGCCCTGGAACAGGAATGGCTGCGCGCCGTCGAGATCGTAGGACAGCGCATTGTCGATGAAGTAGCCGTCGTCGATCAGCGATTTCCAGGCCGTGTAGACCTTCTTCACGCGCGGGTCGGTGTACGGCACGTCGCCGGCCATCAGCTGCTGGTGGAACGCGTTGCCGTTCAGGCGCAGGTCGAGATAGTCGAACCAGCCGGCGAGCGTCCACGCGTCGCGGCCGCCGACCGCCACCGGCGTGATGCCGGCCGCCTTCAGCTTCCTGCACGCGTCGAGAAACTGCTCCCACGTCTTCGGCTCGTCGGCGATGCCGACCTTGCGGAACAGGTCCTTGCGGTAGAACAGCCCCCACGAGTAATAGACGGTCGGCGCCGCGTACTGCTTGCCGTTGTATGACGACGCGTCGCGCGTCGACGCGTACATCGCGCCCCAGCCGTTCTTCGCCCAGTCGCCGCTCAGGTCCTCGAACAGCCCGCGCTTCGCGTAGTACGCCATCCGCTCGCCGGCGTGCCAGTTCACCACGTCGGGCGCGACGGTCGTGAGCCACGCGGGCAACTGCACCTTGTACGCCTCCTCGTCGACGAAGGTCGCCTTCACGTCGATGTCGGGGTGCGCCTTGCGGAACGCGTCGAGCGTCGATTGCCACACGGCGCGCTGGCTTGCGCCCTTGAACGCGATATTGATCGTCAGCGTGCCCGCATCGGCGGATGCGGCGAGGCCGAACGACGCGAGCGCGACGGCGGCCGCCGTGGCGAGCCGGGCAGCGAGGCGAAGGGAGCGATGGATCATGGGTGTCTCCAGTCCGATGTGTCGTTGTCGTGACCGGCGCGCGGCGGCGCCGGTGGGGTGATGCGTCAGGTGGCGCTGCGATGGACGGCGACGCCTTGCGGCTCGACCTGCGCGCCGCCGAGCACGAACGCCGCCGGCGGCACCGCGTCGATCGTGTACGGCGTGGCGCGGTAATTGAACACGTAGGTCAGGCCGCCGCGCCGGCTCACGCGCACGCCGTCGTCGAGCGGCGCGGGTGCGAGGCCGGCATCGGCCGCGACGTCGGCGAACAGGCGTGCCGTCGTCGCATCGTCGAACAGCGCGGCCCAGTAGTGCAGCGTGCCGTGCGACACGCACGCGGGATGGCCGTCGACGAAGTGCGCGCGGACATCCGTGCGCGCGGCGTCGCGCAGCTCGACGAGATCGCGCCAGTGGCGCGCCTCGCCGGTCAGCGGCGTGCCGTCGCGCAGCGTGCCGTCGACCCGCTCGGTCAGGTTCGGCCGCAGCGACTCGACGCGCCACACGCGGATCGGCAGGATCGACGCGAGCGGGCCCGGCGGCAGTGCGGGCGGAATCTGCAGGTCGGGCGTCTTCGATCCGGTGCGCGGGCCGAGCACGACGTGCGCGCCCGATGCCGCGAGCCGCGCCGCGAAATCGTCCGGCACGACGGGCAGCGGCGGGACGGCGATCAGCCGGTAGCCGTCGAGCGGCGCATCGGCGGCGATCACGTCGACGTCGAAGCCGAGCGAGCGCAGCGCCGAGTAATACTCGAACGCGAAACGCGGGTAGTGGAAATCCGCGCCTTGCGGCTGCACCTCGAACAGCCACTTCGCCTCGTAGTCGAAGATCAGCGCGACGGACGCACGCACCGGGCCGTCCGCATCCGCGGCGGCGTCGCGCACGGTCGCGATCTCGCGGGCGACGCGTTCCGCTTCGCGGCCGCCCTGGTCGAGCCGGTCGTCCGGCGTGTTCAGGCCGGCGTGCATCTGCTCCTGCGCGAACGGCGCCTGCCGCCAGCGGAAATACGATACGCAGCCCGCGCCGTGCGCGAACGCTTCCCAGCTCCACAGGCGCACCATGCCGGGCAGCGGCGCCGGGTTCCAGTGCGCCCAGTTCACGGGCCCCGGCTGCTGTTCCATCACCCAGAACGGCAGCTTCGACATGCCGCGATACAGGTCGTGGTTGAACGACGCGAAGTCCGGATGGCCGGTGCGCAGCCAGCGCGCCTTCACGTCGGGCGCGAACCATTGCTCCTCGAGCGCGCCGAGCGGATAGCTGTCCCAGGTCGCGATGTCGAGGTCGCGCGCCACGTCGTAATGGTCGAATTCGGTGAACAGCTGCATGAAATTGTGCGCGACGGGGCGGCCCGGCGAATGCGCGCGAATCACGTCGACCTGCATCCGGTGATAACGCGCGAGTTCGTCCGACGCGAAGCGCCGGTAGTCGAGGCGATGCGACGGGTGGGCCTCGGTCACGGTGCCGACGGGGGCGTCGATCTCGCCGAAGTCGCGATACTCCATGCTCCAGAACACGGTGCCCCACGCGCGGTTCAGCGCGTCGATGGTGCCGTAGCGCGCCTTCAGCCAGGCACGGAAGCCTGCGAGCGCGGCCGGCGAGTAGCTGACGACGGTCTGGTGGCAGCCGAGTTCGTTGTCGGTCTGCCAGTAGCGCACGGCAGGGTGGCGGCCGTAGCGTTCGGCGACGGCGGTGCAGATGCGGCGCGACGCCTCGAGATAGGTCGGCGACGAGAAGTCGTAGTGGCGGCGCGAGCCGAACGCCCGCGGCCGGCCGTCCGCGCCGATCGCGAGGATGTCGGGATGGCGATCGACCAGCCACTTCGGCGGCGTCGCGGTCGGCGTGCACATCACGATGTCGAGGCCGGCCGCGCCGAGTACGTCGATCGCGCGGTCGAGCCAGCCCCAGTCGTATTCGCCCGGCGACGGCTCGATGCGGCTCCACGCGAATTCGGCGATCCGCACCTGCTCGATGCCGAGCGCTTTCATCCGGCGGGCGTCGCCCGCCCACATCGTTTCCGGCCAGTGTTCCGGGTAGTAGCAGACTCCGAGGCGCATGCCCGATCCTTATGCGTAGTGGTGAACGTGGAGGTCGGCGCACGCGGGCACCGCGCGGCCGTCTTCGGTGAAGAGGTGGCAGGCCGCGGCCGGGGCGTGCAGCTGCACGCGCTCGCCCGGCCGCACCTGCGCGTCGCCGGGCACCTTCGCGATGAACGGCGCGCCGCCGGGCGCATCGAGGTGCACGTAGGTCTGTTCGCCGAGCCGTTCGACGAGCGCGACGTCGCGTGCGAGTGCGGTGGCGTCGGGGGCGGCGTACGCGGCGCCCAGCGTCAGGTGTTCGGGACGGATGCCGAGCGTGACGGCGCTGCCGGGATGCAGCGCCGTGCCGTCGCGCGGCAGCACGAAGGTTTCCCCGGACGGCGCGAGCGTGACGGTCGTGCGCTGCGGATCGCACGCGGTGACGACGGCCGGCAGGAAGTTCATCCGCGGCGAACCGATGAAGCCCGCGACGAAGCGGCTGGCCGGACGGTGATAGAGATCGAGCGGCGCGCCCACCTGCGCGATGCTGCCGTGTTGCGCGGTGTCCGCGCCGGCGTGCAGCAGCACGATCTTGTCGGCGAGCGTCATCGCCTCGGTCTGGTCGTGCGTCACGTAGACGACGCTCGCGCGTTCGAACTGCCGGTGCAGGCGTGCGATCTCGATGCGCGTCTGGCCGCGCAGCGCCGCGTCGAGGTTCGACAGCGGCTCGTCGAACAGGAACACGCCCGGCTCGCGCACGATCGCGCGGCCGATCGCGACGCGCTGCCGCTGGCCGCCTGACAGCGCCTTCGGCTTGCGTTCGAGCAGCGTGTCGAGCTGCAGGATGCGCGCGGCGTCGCGCACCTTCCGGTCGATCTCGGCCCTGGGTGTGTGCGCGAGCTTCAGGCCGAACGCCATGTTCTCGTAGACGGTCATGTGCGGAAACAGCGCGTAGCTCTGGAACACCATCGCGACGCCGCGCTCGGCGGCCGGCACGTCGTCGATGCGCCGGCCGTCGATCGACAGCTCGCCCGCGCTCAGGTCCTCGAGCCCGGCGATCAGTCGCAGCAGCGTCGACTTCCCGCAGCCGGACGGCCCGAGGAACACGCAGAACTCGTGCGCGCCGATTTCCAGATCGACGTCGCGTATGACCGGGGCGTGCTCGCCGTAGGCTTTCTGCACGCCGCGCATCGAGATGCTCGCCATTGTCTCCGCTCCATGTTCTAATGCGCGTTGATGCTTGATTAAGCGCTTAATCACCGCGATCAAAAAAGAAGCGACAGGCGATCGCGGCCGAGTCGCGCCCCGTCGGTCGGGCGCGCTGGGTGTGCGGCGATAGTGCGCCGCTTCGGTGAGCGAAGCAAATACTGGATCGATGTCCCATATAGTGAGTCAACCATGGCAACCCTGGAGAAAGTCGCGCGCCGCGCCGGCGTGACGGCCGCGACGGTGTCGAACGTGCTGCGCGATCGCGGCCGGGTCGGCGCAGCCACGCGTGCGCGCGTGCTGGAGGCCGTGCAGGCGCTCGGCTACCGGCCGCATCTCGCGGCGCGGGCGCTGGCGGAAGGGCGCGCGCCGACGGTCGCGCTGATGGTGTCGAGCATCGCCAATCCGTTCTATCCGGAGTTCGCGCTGGCCGTGGAACGCGCGGTGCGCCGCAACGGCCAGTTCCTGATCATCTGCAATACGAACGACGATCCTCAGGAAGGCCGCGCGTACCTCGACCAGATCGCGGGGACGATCTCGGAGGGCATTCTCGTGACCAACGCGAACCTGCACCTGCCCGACCTGCTGGAGACCGCACGGCGCGGCGTGCCGGTCGTGCTGTGCATGTGGGAGCGGCCCGATGCGCCGCCGGACGCGTTGCCGTGCGTCACGGTCGATTTCCGCGAGGCGGGGCGGCTGGCGACGCGGCATCTGATCGAGCTGGGCCATCGCGAGATCGGCGTGATCGTCGGCGGCAGCCGCAACGGCGTGCAGGCGGCGCGCTACGACGGGTTTCTCGATGCGATGCGCGAAGCCGGGCTCGACGCGTCGGCGCTCGCGAGCGAACCCGACACGATCGAGGGCGGCGTGCGCGCCGCGAGCCGCTTGCTCGACGACCATCCGAGGCTGACCGCGCTGGTCGCGACCAACGACCTGCCGGCGATCGGTGCGATGCACGCGGCCGCCGACCGCGGGCGGCGCGTGCCCGACGACCTGTCGGTCATCGGCATCACCGATATTCGTCTCGCGAGCGAGACGCGGCCCGCGCTCACGACCGTCGCGATTCCGACCGAGGAAGCCGCGGATCTGGCGGTCGAACTGCTCAACGCGCTGCGCCACGCAGACGGCCCGATCGACGTGGCGCGGCGCGTGCGCACCGCCTCGCCGCCGCGGCTGGTGGTGCGCGCCAGCACCGGCCGGGTGCCGGGCGCGAAGTAGCGCACGCGGCGTCAGCCGCCTGCGACGAGCCGCATCACGATCTCCCTTGCCGAATCGAGATGCGCGACGGTCATCGCACGGGCGGCGCGCGCATTGCGCGCCCGGCAGGCCTGCAGGATCGCCTCGTGCTCGACCTGGAACGACGGCGTATCGGCGAGCAAGGTGGCTTGCAGGCGTTCGTAGCGTTCGACCTGGCCGCGCAATTCGCCGATCGCCTTCAACTGACGCGCGTTGCCGCAGCACGAATACAGCAGCGCATGGAATTCGCGATTCAGCTCGCCCTGCCGGTGCGGCGCGCTCGCGTCGCCGAGCAGGCGATGGACGAGTTCGGCGCGCGCGAGCGTCTCGTCGTCGAGCCGCTTCACGCTCCGATAGATCGCGTCGCCTTCGAGCAGCACGCGCATGTCGTAGATTTCCCGCACGTCCGATGCGCTCAGCATTCGCACGACCGCGCCGCGATTCCGGAAGATATCGAGCAGTCCTTCGCGTTCCAGGCGCTGGATCGCCTCGCGCATCGGAATCCGGCTGATCCCGAAGCGCTCGGCCAGGTCGCGTTCGACGAGCCGCTCGCCGGCCTGCAGTTCGCCGTTGATGATCATTTCCCGCAGCGATGCGGCCACCGTGTCCGCCGTGGAGTCGAGTCTGGCTTCCATCTTGCGCGTTCCTCAATTTGGAATAATGGTATACCAAACGGCCGTCCGGTGCCAAAATGGCGTCCGTGGATTCCGACCTCGAAGGAGAGCGAGATGGCGCATGGCGAGCACACATATCGTGTCGAAGTGCAGTGGACGGGCAATCGCGGGACCGGCACGTCCGGCTATCGCGCGTACGGGCGGGATCATCTGATTCGCGCGGGCGCCAAGCCGGACATTCCCGGTTCGTCGGATCCGGCCTTCCTCGGCGACGCGTCGCGGTGGAACCCCGAAGACCTGCTGCTGGCGTCGGTCTCGGCGTGCCACAAGCTGTGGTATCTGCACCTGTGCGCGGATGCCGGCATCCGCGTGCTCGACTACGTCGACGAGGCGGAAGGGACGATGGTCGACCGCGTCGCGCCGGGCCGCTTCACCGAAATCGTGCTGCGCCCGCGCGTGACGATTCGCGCCGGCGACGATCCCGCCGTGGCGGAACATCTGCATCACGCGGCGCACGAGCAGTGCTATATCGCGAACTCGGTCAACTTCCCGATCCGCTGCGAGCCGACGATCGAGTTTGCCGCGGCATGACGGCATGACGGCGTCGCGTCACGGTGCGGCGTCGTACACCTCGCGCGCCGACGCGCGAATCGCGTCGGCCATCACGGTCACAGCCGGCGAGTGCAGCCGGTCGGTGCGCGTGATGATCCCGAAATCGTCCATCCGGCAATCCATCTCCAGCGGCAGCACCGTGACGATCCCGTGTCGCGCGTAGTACAGCGCGACGTCCTCCGCGAGTACCGCGATCATGTCGCTCTGCTCGAGCACCTGCGTGATGAACAGCAGCGCGGCCGTCTCGACGACGTTCGCCGGCGGCGCGAGGCTCGCGCGCTGGAACACGAGCTCGAAGCGATGGCGCAGCACGCTGCCGGCCGGCGGCACGACCCATGCGGCGCGCTGCACGTCGGCGAGCGCGAGCGGCGCGTGCGCGAGCAGCGGATGACCGGGTCGCACCAC includes these proteins:
- a CDS encoding GntR family transcriptional regulator, with protein sequence MEARLDSTADTVAASLREMIINGELQAGERLVERDLAERFGISRIPMREAIQRLEREGLLDIFRNRGAVVRMLSASDVREIYDMRVLLEGDAIYRSVKRLDDETLARAELVHRLLGDASAPHRQGELNREFHALLYSCCGNARQLKAIGELRGQVERYERLQATLLADTPSFQVEHEAILQACRARNARAARAMTVAHLDSAREIVMRLVAGG
- a CDS encoding OsmC family protein, which gives rise to MAHGEHTYRVEVQWTGNRGTGTSGYRAYGRDHLIRAGAKPDIPGSSDPAFLGDASRWNPEDLLLASVSACHKLWYLHLCADAGIRVLDYVDEAEGTMVDRVAPGRFTEIVLRPRVTIRAGDDPAVAEHLHHAAHEQCYIANSVNFPIRCEPTIEFAAA